The Candidatus Sulfotelmatobacter sp. genomic sequence TGTAGTGCCACTTCGCCAAGGTGCGTTTGACGGTGGTCGGGATCACCTGCGACTCCGCCAGCGAGTCGCGGTAGATGCTGGCGCCGAGCGCGGTGACGCCTTCGGCGGTCGTCGACGTCCCCATAGCCGGGAAATTGGCGCGCGCCGCGAGCGGGAAGGCCTTGAACGCCTCGCCCGAGAGCGTGGGGCCGAGCACCATCGCGGTCGACCCGTCGGTGGTGAACTTCTGCATCAGGTTGACGACCTGCGCGCCGTCGGTGGCGGCGTCCTGGACGTCGAAGGTGAGATCGGCGCCGCCGGCGTCGAGCTTGCCCGACTTGACGTCGTCGTTGGCCAGCTCGTAGGCGTTCTTCTGCGGCGTCCCGTAGACCGCAGCCGCGCCGGTGACGTCGGCGATGACGCCGACGTGGACCGTCTTGCCGGCCGCGGGGCCTTTGGCCGCGGCGACGGGCGCGACGAGCCCGGCGATCGCCACAAGGGCGAGCGCCGGCACCGTGAATCGTTTCATCGATGTTCTCCTGGAGACACGGGGGATTGGAGGGCGGCGTTCGCAGCCGTGTTCGGTGCTCCCTCGGCGAAGAGGGCGCGGCGCTCGCGTTCGAGCGCCTGGGTCGACTCGACCGAACGCAGGCTCTGTTCGCTGTGGTACTCGGTCAGCGCGGCCATCTCGTCGAAGTCGCCGCGCATCGCGAAGGCGCGCTGCGACTCGGTGGTGGCTTCGCGCTGCGCGTCGGCCAACGTCTCGATGACGTTGCCGGTGAACTCGTCGATGCGCGCCAAGGCCGCTTCGGCAGCCTCGGCCTGACGGGCGCTGCGCTCGGCTTGCACGACGCCGGCCGAGATCGCCTCGGAAGCGCTGGCGCCGCGCGCACCGAGGTCGCCCAGCACCGTGCGCATCTGCTGCGTCGAGGCACGGGTCCGCTCGGCCAGCCGGCGCACCTCGCTGGCGACGACGTCGAAGCCCTTGCCGTGCTCGCCCGCGCGCGCGGCCTCGATCGCCGCGTTCAGCGCGAGCAGGTTGGTGCGGTCGGAGACCGATCGCACCAGCGCGACGATCTCGCCGATCCGCTCCATCAGGCCCGCGAAGCGCCCTAGCGCGCCGCGCGAGGCCTGCGCGTTCTCGGCCAGCTCGCGCACCGCTTCGGCCAGCTCGCGCACGGTCTCGCGGGTGCGTTCGACGTCGTCCTGCGCGGTCGCGAAGCGGGTCAGTAGCGCGGTGAACCGCTCCGAGAGCGTGCGGCTCTCTTCGCTCATCTCCCCGGCCGTCTGCGCCAGCCGCCGCAGCGCCGGGGCTTGGTCGCGAGCCTGGTCGGTGGCGTTGCCGGCCGACGCGTGGAGTGCTTCGATCGCGCCGTCGATCGCGTCGACGATGTCTTGCATCGCGAACCGGTGGTGCTCGGCGCTGCGCTGCGCCGCGCTCTGCGCCGGCGGCGCGAAGTCCGTCAGATCGCCGCCCAGCAGCAAGTCGGTGACGGCGTCGGGGAAGATGCGGCCGATGCGCTCCCACACAAAGGTCGCCGAACCGACGAACGCCGAGCGCTCCTGCGGGTCGAGCTCGCGCACCTCCATCAGGGTGCGCAGCTCGGCCAGCGCATGGCGCTCCTCGTCCGCCGCGACCGTGCGATGCCAGGGGATGACCTCGGCCAGCGCGCCGTCGACGACGGCCCGGTCGGCGGGGCTCAAGCTCTCCAACGAGGCGGCGTTCGCGAGCACGATTTGCGTATTGTAGGCGTGCGCGGTCAAGGTCAGGTAACGCTGCACCTCGTGCATCTTGGTCCCCAAGATGTTGGGCAGCGGGTTCTCCTGCGCGTCGACGTCGCCGGACTGCAGCGCGGCGAAGACCTGGTCGAACGGGATGACTTTCGGCGAGGCGTGCAGGACGTGCATCAGCGCCAGGTAGACGACCGAGTCTTGGATGCGCACGCGCATTCCGCGCACGTCGTTCGGGTGCGCGACGGGGCGCACGCTGTTGGTGAAGTGGCGGATGCCGTTCTCGAAGTAGCCCATCCCGCGCAAGCCGAACGGCTCGAACGCGTGCAGCACGTAGCGCCCGAGGTTGCCGTCGAGCACGCGGTGCGCCGACGGCGCGTCGGCGAACAGGAACGGCAAGTCGAAGATCTGCGCCAGCGGCAGCAGCGAGGACGCGACATAGCAGGTGACGCTGGCGAAGTCCAGCTCGCCCGAGCGCACGCGCATCAGCGCCTCGAGCTCGGTGCCGCGGAACGGAATCTCCGGCTCGACCCGCAGTCCGCCGCCGCTGCGTTCGGCGACCAGCTCGGCGAAGCGCGCCCAGGCGCGCGTCGGCGGGTAGCCCGGCGGCAACAGCGTCGCGCAGCGCAGCGTGCGTACGTCGCTGCGGCCGCTGGGCGCCGTGCGCGACGCGTAGAGCATCTCGGCGCCGTAGTAGGCCAGCCGCTGCGTCGAGAACGCCGCCTCGAGCGCCGAACGGCCTTGCTCCGCCGCGGCGGCGGCGAGCTTCTCGGTCTCGCGACCGACCTCTCCGGCGCGCGTCGCGTGCGCGCGGCCTTCCTCGGCGGCCTCTTCGAGCGCCAGCGCGACGTCGCGCGCCAGTGCGGCGACCGCACCCAGGATCTCGGCCGCCAGACGCGCCGACGGCGCCGAGCGCGCGCTGCGCCGCGCCGCGTCGCGCACGGTCGCGATCGTCGTTTCGGCTTCGGTGCGAATGCGCGCCACCAGATCGCGAATCGCCGTGGTCGACTCGCCGGTCGTCTTCGCCAGCCGGCCGACCTCGCCGGCGACGACCGCGAAGCCCAGCCCGTGCTGGCCCGCGCGCGCCGCTTCGATCGCCGCGTTGAGCGCCAGCAGCTGCGTCTCGTCCGAGACTTCCTCGACGAACTCGGTCATGGCGCCGATCTCGCCCATCAGCCGCCCGAAGTCGTCCATCGCGCCGGCCGTGCTCTCCGAGAGCGCGGCCAGCGCCAGCACGGAGTGCAGCAGGTCCTCGACGATGCGCAGCGAGGCGGCCAAGTCGTTGCCGGCGCGGCGCGCGTTGTCGCGGGTCGACTCCAGCCGCCCGGCGGCGGCGCGCGCTTCGATCGCCAGCGCGCTGGTGGCGTCGGCCAGCGCGGTCATCAGTGCGGTCTGGTCCTGCGCGGCGGCGGCGATCGACTCGGATGCGCGCCGCACCGCGTCGGCCGACGTCGCGACGGTGCGGGCGAACGACGCGAGCTGGGGCGTCTGAGTCAATCGACCCTCAGGAGGAGAGCAGCAGGGGCCGGAGCGTTCGCATGAACGCGCCGAAGCGCTGATCGTTCTCCTCTTCGCTCGCTAGTTCCGTGTAGACGACGACCACCCAGCGCGCTCCGGTGCGAAGGGTGAGGATGCCCCCGTCGTGGGCGACGGCCGACGTGTCGCCGGTCTTGTGGGCGAACGCGTCCCCCGTTTCCAGGCCGCGCGAGAGGCGGACGTCCCACCACGAATGAGCTAGGATCGCCCGCAGCCGGCTCGCCTCGGGGACGCGGTCGGCGGCCAGCGCGGCGAACAGCGCGGCGGCCTCGGCGGCCGGGAAGCTGTTGCGGCCGGTCGCGGCCCGGTCGGTTAGCAGCGTCGGGCCGCCCGAGAGCTTGCGGCGGACGGCGACCCGCGGGAAGCCCAGCTCGTGAAGTGCCTGCGTCGCCCACTCGCGGTCGAGCCGGTCGATCAGGACGTTGGTGGCGACGTTGTCGGAGCGCTGGAGCATCAGGGTCACCAGCTCCTCGACCGTCAGGACGGCGCCGGGGACGGCCGGCGAGGGGGCGTCGTTGGCGGTCTGGTTGCTGCGCTCGACGGCGACCGGCGTGGTCCAGGCTAGGCGGCCGGCGGCGACCGCGGCGGCGGCGGCGACCGCCAGCGGGACCTTGATCATCGAGGCCGGGTAGATCCAGCGGCCGTCGTCACGGCTCCAGGCCGGGCCGCCGGGCGCCAGGCCGCGGACGTGGATCGCGGCCGCGTCCAGGCCGGCCGCGGCCGCCAGGGCGGCCAGATCGGGCGGGCTCATGGGGCCGTAATAATGCGTGTGAGTACTTGCATGAATCCAATTCGTGCGGTACGCTGTTCGTGCAAGTACCCACACGCACGCACCAACATATGATGAAGCAGCATCAAAGCTACGATCCCTATCGCTTGCAAGCCGACGCCGCCGACGCACCTGCACAGGTCGCCGGGCTCGTCGACGCGCTCCTGGCCGCCGAGACCGATCGCCCGCGCCTGCGGCTTCTGCTCGGCGGCGACGCCCTCCCGGCCGAGACGATCGCGGGCCTGGTCACGGGCTTACGCCGCCTGCGCGAGTTCGGGGGCGCCATCGAAGTCCGCCCGGAGACCGCCGCCGTGCGCGACGCGCTGGCGCTGACCGGCCTCGAGCACGTCTTCGCGTTCCCGCTCGACCCCGACGACGCGCCGCGCCGGCACCGCTTCAACTTCGGCTTCGGCTCCCGGGTGGCGGCCGGTTTGTTCATCGCGGTCGTGACCGCGATCGGGTTCCCGGCCGGCGCCGCCGACGAGCAGCCGCCGACCGATCCGGCCACGATCCTGGCCAGGGTGGAACAGCGCAATCCCACCCTGTCCTCGTACGAGGGCCGGCTGCACGTCGACGTCCACATGACCTCGTTCCCGTTCATCGGGACCCACCTGGACGCGACCACCTACTACAAGCGCCCGGCCAACTACGAAGTGGTCTTCGACCGCGTCCCGGCGCTGGCCAAGGGCTTCGACAAGATGTTCACCGACATCGGCGACCCCGCCAGCTGGGAGCACCGGTTCGCCATCACCTACGTGGGCGAGCAACCGTTCCGCGGCCATGCGGACCTCGCGCTGCGGATGGTCCAGCGGGTCCGGGGGATGATCGACCACGAGACCGTTCTGGTCGATCCCAACGCTTGGTCGATCGACTCGATCCGTTACGATTACTACAACGGCGGGCACATCACAATGACCCAGACGTTCCGCGACGTCGGTGGGTACTCCATGCTCGCCGAGCAGGACGCCGAGATCGCGATCCCTTATGCCCGTGCCCGCGCGCACGGCGTCTACTCCGACTACCGGACGAACGTCGCTCTTGACGATTCGGTCTTCACGAAGAAGCGCTGATGCTCTCCACCGGACACCGTTCCCATCCTGGCGTCGAAGAAACCCGCACCCGCATCTTGGCGGCGGCGCGCGAGCTCTTCGAGCGCAACGGTACGCGCGGAACGACGACGCGTGAAGTCGCCGAGCGCGCCGGGGTCAACGAAGCGACGCTCTTCCGGCACTTCGGTTCCAAGCGCGCGCTGCTCGACGCCATGCGCGAGCACGCCTGCGAGTTCGACCGCTTCCGTTCGGTCCTCGCTGCGCTGCAGGGCGTCGACGTCGCCGCCGACCTGCGCACGATCGCGAGCTACGCGGTCGAGAGCATGACGACGCGGCGCGCGATGATGTGCGTCTCGTTGGCCGAGGAGGCCGCCGGCACCGACGACGCGCCCGAGTGGCGCGGTCCCGCCAAGATGATGGAAGACGTCGGCGCCTACTTCACGGTCCAGGTCCAGGCCGGCCGGCTGCGCGGCGACCCGCAGCTGCTGGCCCGTTATTTTTTGAGCATCTTGTTTGCTTTCGTCGTCGCCCGCAAACTGTGGGACGAATATTCTCAAGATCCGTCGACGCTCGACGCGATCGTCGACACCTTTCTGAACGGAGTCTCAGCGTAACAGTGGAAACGCGCACCGAAGCACCGCCGCAGCAGCGCACACCCGTGGCCGACGGCCGCGGCGTCCCCCCCGGTGGCACCGACGAACCGGCGGCGCCGGCGAAGCGGGGCCGCCCGCCGCTTTGGGTCCTCGTGATCGGCGCGATCGTCGTGATCGCGATCCTGTTCTGGGGTGCCAAGTACCTGGCGTACGCACTTTCGCACGAGACGACCGACGACGCGCGCGTCGACGCCGACACCGTCACGGTGACGAGCAAGATCCAGGAGCGCGTCGACCAGATCCTGGTTGACACGAACCAGCACGTCAGCAAAGGTCAGGTCGTGATCCGGCTCGACGACACCGACGAGCGCAACGCCGTCTCGCAGGCGCAGGCCGCCCTGCAAGCGCAGCAGGCGCAGGCGCGCGCGGCGCAACAGAACGTCGACCTGACGCGGGCGACGGTCGCGGCGCAGAACACGCAAGGCTCGGGCGGCATCACCTCGGCGCAGAGCTCGATCAAGAACGCGCAGGCGCAGGCGCAGTCGGCGCAGCAGCAGGCCGCCGCGGCCAACGCCGCGATCGCGCAGGCCAACGCGCAGCTGCGGGTCGCGCAGTCGCAAGTTCCGGCCGCGCGCGAAGGGCTCGTGCGCGCCAACGCCGACCTGGCCCGCTACGCCGCGCTGGTGCGCACCGGCGACATCGCCGAGCAGACGCTCGACGCGCAGCGCGCGGAACAGGCCCAAGCGCAGTCGCAGTACCAGAGCGCGCTCGACCAAGTGACCGCGGCGCAGACCGCCGTCACGCAGGCCGAAGCGCGGTACACCGCCGCGCTCTCCGCCGCCAACGCCGCGGCGGCCGGCATCGGCGCGCAGCAGGGTCAGCTGACCACCGCGCAAGGCCGTCTCTCCGAGACCGACAACCCGTTCCGCGTCACGTCGTCGCAGGCGCAGGCCGATGCCGCGCTGGCGCAAGCCGGCTCGCTCGCCGCGGCGCTCAAGACCGCGCAGGACAAGCTCGGCTACACCGTCATCCGCTCGCCGATCGACGGCATCGTCGGCGAGAAGAACGTCGAGGTCGGCACCTCGGTCGCGCCCGGTCAGTCGCTCCTCGATCTCGTCCCCGCCAAGGGCGAGTACATCACCGCCAACTACAAGGAGACGCAGCTCGGCAACGTGCGCGTCGGCCAGCCGGTCGACATCCACGTCGACACCTACAAGGGCATCACGTTCCACGGCCACGTCGCCGCGATCTCGCCGGCCTCGCAGAACACGTTCAGCCTGGTCCCGGCGCAGAACGCGACCGGCAACTTCGTCAAGGTCACGCAGCGCATTCCGGTCCGCATCTACGTCGACAAGGACGAGATCAGCCGTGCGCACCAGCTCTACGTCGGGATGTCGGTCGAGACGTCGATCAAGGTCAAATAGCACCGTGTCCGGATCGCGTTCCCTCGCGCTCGCGCTGAGCGCGGCGCTCTTCGCCGCGCCGCTCGCGGCGCTCGCTCAACCCTCTCCCGCACCGGCCGCTTCGGCGCAGCCCGCACCCGTTCCGTCGACGCAGCCGATGCCCGTGTCGACCGTCGCCCCCGCGCCGTCGGCGACGCTCCAGTCGACCACCGGCTCGTCGTCGAGTCAGACCTCGCCCGGCACCAGCGGCCAGCCCGCCCAGACCACGCCCGTGCAAACGCCGGCGGCGTCGACGGCCCGGCCGCCCACGCCGATGAGCAGCGCACCGGCATCGGCCGGTACGACCGCGCAGCCGCAGCCCGGCGCCAGCGGCGCGCCCGCCGGCGCGACCGGCGCCGGGTTCCCGCCGCCACCCGTCCCCGCCGTGCTGCCCGCGGTGCCGCCGATCTCCGGCTACAGCGCGCCCGTCAACGCCATCCCCAACGGCGATCTGGTCGGCGTGAACAATCTGCCGTTCGTCGGGCTCTCGCTGCAAGACGCGATCGGCATGGCGCTGCAGCGCAACACCAACCTCGCGCTGGCGCAGTCGAATCGCCGCATCGCGGCCTATCAGATCATCGCCGCCAAGGGTGCGTACGACACGAACTTCCAGGTCGTGCCCTCGTATCAGCACATGGTCGAGCCGGTCAGCTCGCCGTTCAACACCACCAACACCGGCGGACCGGTCACGCAGGACACGCTCGGCATCACCAGCGGCCTCAAGGGGCTGACCGGGACCGGCGGACAGTACAGCGTCGGCATCTCCGGCCAGCGCATCACCAACGACAGCGCCTACAACAGCTACAACCCGTACTACGAGACGGCGCTGCAGTTCTCGATCACCCAGCCGCTCGCGAAGGGCCTGGCGATCGATCAGCCGCGCCTGCAGATCCGGCTCGCGAAGATCAACAACCAGCTCGCGGCGAGCCAAGCGCTGCTCGACACGTCGAACACGATCGTGCTCATCTCCGACACCTACTACCAGTTGGTCCAGGCCTGGCAGAACGTCGCGATTCAAGAAGAAGGGCTGCGCCAAGCGACCGCGCAGGCCGCGTCCAACACGCGGCTGGCCCGCCACGGCGCGGTCGCGCCGACCGACATCGTCGAGGCGAACACGCAGGTCAACGTCTTCCAGGACAACGTCTTCGCGGCCATCCAGAACGTGCAGCGCGCGCAGATCGCGCTGAAGCAGCAGCTGCTCGCCAATCCCGCCGATCCGCTGTGGTTCGCGAACCTGGTGCCGACGACGTCGGTCGCGCAGGTACCCCCGGAGCCGACCCTCGACGCGCTGATCACCTCGGCGATCCAGAACCGTCCGGAGATCGCCGAAGTGCGCGAGCAGCGCGAGCAGTCCGACGCGAACCTCGCGTACGCGAAGGACCAGCTCAAGCCGCAGGTCGATCTCGGACTGGGCTACACCTCGAACGGCTTCGCGGGCAACCCGCTCAACCCGCTGGCGAACCCGCTCTTCGGGCTGCTCGGCTCGCTGGTGCCGCCGGCGGAGCTGGCCGAGTTCCCCCTCCCGCCCTCGTATCAGAGCGGCAACATCGGGACCTCGCTGCGCAACGCGCTCGAGAACCGCTTCCCGGTCTACGCCGGCCAACTGACGATCTCGATTCCGATCGGCAACCACACCGCCAAAGCCGACTATGCGATCCAGCAGGAACAGCAGCGCCAGGTCCAAGTCGACGAGACGGCGGTGCTGGCGCGGATTCGCGGTGAAGCGATCAACGCGATCCAGGGCTTACGCGAAGCGCAGTACCGCGTCATCGCGGCACGCGCCGCGCGCCAAGCCGCGCAGCGCGTGCTGCTCGGCGAGCAGCGCCGCTTCGCGGCCGGCACCTCGACCACGTTCCTGGTGCTGCAGCGGCAGCTGCAGGTCGCGCAGGACGAAGGGCTCGAGCTCGATGCGCAGACCGACCTCGATCGCGCGATCGTCGAGCTGAACCGCGTCAGCGGTCGGATCTTCGCCCAGAACGGCGTCGACGTCACCAGCATCGGCGGGCAGACCCTCAACGCCGCCGGTCCGACCAGCGTGCTGCCGCCGGCCCCGCAACCGACGGCCCCGCCGGTTCAGGGCCTCCAGCACTTCTAGATCACGTCGCACCCGTCGCGGCGAGGTGCTTCGCCGCGGCGGCTTCGTCGACGAACCAGTGCAGCTCGCCGTGCGTGGGGTGGACGATCTGCGAGGGGTAGACGTCGGGCTCGCGCGGGCCGTCGAGGACGGCGTACAGGGCATCGGCTTTTTCGGCACCGCCGGCGGTGATCGCGACGTGCCGGGCGGCGTTGATCGTGGCCGGCGTCAGCGTCAGGCGCCAACGGTCGAGCTTGGGGACGTAGTGCGCGACGACCAGATCCTCGCTCGAGATGCCCGCCAGGGTGCCGGGGAAGAGCGAGGCGGTGTGGCCGTCGGGTCCCATGCCGAGCAGGATCAGATCGAGCCGCGGCTTCTCGCCGAGCTCACGCTGCAGCACGACGGCGTAGTCGGCGGCGGCGGCGGTCGGGTCGTCCTCGCCGTGCATGCGATGCACGTGCGCGGCCGCGATCCCCAGCGGGTCGAGCAGCGTCTCGCGGTTCATGCGGTAGTTGGAGTCGGGGTCGTCGGGCGGCACGCAGCGTTCGTCGCCGAACCAGAACACGACGCGGTTCCAGTCGAGCGCGTCGCGCGCGCCGTTGACGAGCAGCGCGTTCATGGCGCGGGGCGTCGAGCCGCCGGCCAGCGCGACGTGCGCGGCAGGCCGCTCGGCCAGCGTCGCGCGCACGACCGCGACGACGTGGTCGGCGGCGGCTTGCGCCAGCGCGGCCGGGTCGGCGAGGACGGTGACCGTTGCCGCGGCGCTCATGCGTGCGAGAGGTCCGGACGCGGCGGTTCCTCGCCGAACAGCGTCGCCGCGGTGGCCAGCGCGGTCGCGAACAGCTCGTCGGTCTCGCCTTGCAAGATCGCGATCTCGAGCAGCGAGGCGTTGTCGATCGCCTGCAACGTGAACAGGCGCGGATCGCGCGCGTGCTCGCCTTCGACCCAGACCCGTACGCACAGCGGGTCGTCGGTGACCGCGCCATGGTACGACGAGGTGTCGCTGGTCAGCGTCACGCTCTGCACGCGGCGGATCTCGCCCTCGCGCCGGCGTTCGAAGGAGATATCTTTCGCTTCGCAGTCGAGGAACGCGTCGCGTCCGCGCGCGAGCCAGCCCAAGCGGCTGGCGAGCCAGCCGCCCAGGTAGAGCGCCTCGGCGTCGGAGCCGCTGGCGATCGTCAGGGTGCGGATCGTGTACAGCTCGTCGAGCAGAGCCGGGTCGTCGAAGAAGTGCGCGATCATGTCCTGCCACGGGCGCAAGCGCAGCCACGCCAGGTCGCGCAGCGCGATGGTGGGCTGCTCGCGGTGAAAGCGCGCCAGCGCGATCAGCGTTTGCGCGTCGCGCAGTGCACCCGACGAGTCGACCACCAGACCGTCGATGTGCGGCAGCAGCGCGCGAAAGACCGGGCGCGCCGCCTCGGTCGAGCTGCTCCACCACAGCTCGGTGGGGACGTTGCGCGGGCACAACGCCGTCACGTACTCGGCGATCTCCTCGGGGCCAATCTCGTCGACGTCGAGCAGGACGCGTTCGCCGCGGACGGTGACGCGCGCGTTCTCGCCGCGGTCCGACGCGGTGACGGTGGCGCCGCTCTGCGCGCCGGTACCGTCGAGGATGAGGGTGAACGAGGGATGCTTCTCGGCCAGCAGCTCGGCGCGCTCGAGCACCCAGTTGCGCCGCTCCGGATCGTCGATCCAGACGATCAGGTTCATGGTCGACGCGGAGAGCTTCTCGCCCGACAGCTCGCCGCGCACCGCGTCGAGCGAGGCGGAGACGTTGGCTTCGCTCTTCATCATATCTTCCTCCAGTCGCGCCCGTCCGCGATCAGCAGGCGATCCGCCGAGGGCGGACCTTGGCTTCCCGCCGCATAGTTCGGGAAGTTGTCGTCGACCGTCGCTTGCCAGCGGTCGAGCACCGGCATGACGACGTTCCAGGCGGTCTCGACGGCGTCCCAACGGGTGAACAGCGTCGCGTCGCCGCGCATCGCGTCGCCGATCAGCCGTTCGTACGCCGGCGCCGAGACGACGCCGAAGCCGGTCCCGTAGTTGAAGTCCATCGACACCGAGCGAATGTGCATCTTCGGGCCCGGCACCTTGGCCGAGAAGCGCAGCGAAATGCCTTCCTCGGGCTGGATCTTCATGACCAGCACGTTGTTCTCGATCGTGTCGCCGATCTCGCCGAACAGGCGGTGCGGGATCGACCGGAAGCGGATCGCGATCTCCGAGTTCTTGTGCGCGAGGCGCTTGCCGGAGCGCAGATAGAACGGGACGTCGGCCCAGCGCCAGTTGTCGATCCACAGCTTGACCGCCGCGTACGTCTCGGTGTTGGAGTGCGGGTCGACGTCGGGCTCGTCGCGATAGGCCGGCACCGGCTTGCCGGCGATCGAGCCGGCGTCGTACTGGCCGCGCGCGGCGTCGAGGAACGCGCGATTCGGCTCGATCTGCCGCACCGCCGCCAGCGCCTTGAACTTCTCGTCGCGGATCGCTTCGGCGCTGGCCGAGATCGGCGGCTCCATCGCGACCAGGGCCAACAGGTTCATGACGTGGTTCTGGATCATGTCGCGCAGGGCGCCGGCGTGATCGTAGTAGCCGCCGCGCTGCTCGACCCCGACCGTCTCGGCGGCGGTGATCTGGATCGAGTCGACGTAGCGCCGGTTCCAGATCGGCTCGAAGATGACGTTGGCGAAACGCAGCGCGATGATGTCCTGGACGGGCTCTTTGCCCAGGTAGTGGTCGATGCGGTAGACCTGCTTCTCGTCGAAGACCTTGCGGACTTCGGACTGGAGCGCGCGCGCGGACTCGATGTCGGTGCCGAACGGCTTCTCGATGATGATGCGCGACCAGCCTTGCTTGTCGTCGCGCGGACCCAGGCCGGACGCGTCGATCTGCTTGACGATCTGCGAGAACACCGTCGGCGGCGTGCTCAGGTAGAACAGGCGGTTGCCGGCGGTGCCGAGCTTCTCGTCGTTCTCCTCGATCTTCTCTCTGAGCCGCTTGAACGCGGCGGGGTCGTCGAACGAACCGGGGACGTAGGAGATGTGGCTGGCGAAGTCGCTCCAGAGCGGGTCCTTCGCCGGCCCCGTGCGCGAGAACTCGTCGACCGCCTTGCGCATGTCCTCGCGGAACTGCTCGTCGCTGAACTTCGAGCGCGAGAAGCCGATGATGCCGAAGTTCTGCGGCAGCGTGTCGTTGAGGCGCAGGTTCCACATCGCGGGCAGCAGCATGCGCTTCATCAGGTCGCCGCTGGCGCCGAAGAAGATGATGTTGCAGGGATCGGTGATGCGATCGGCCGTGAGGCCGGCGCGCAGCGGGTTGATTTGAGCGCCGTCCCCGCGCGGCGCTGCTGCGGTGGCGGTCACTGGTTCAGGCTCCCGCTTTACTGCCGGCCGCGGCGACGCCGTTCTCGTCCTTCACCGCGTGGCCGCCGAACTGGTTGCGCAGCGCGGCGATGACTTTGGCGCTGAACGACTCTTCCTGGCGCGAGACGAAGCGCGAGATCAGCGATTGGGTGATCACGGGTGCCGGAACGTTCTCGTCGATCGCGGCTTCGACCGTCCAACGGCCTTCGCCCGAGTCCTCGACCCAGCCGCGGATCGCCTTGAGGTCGGGATCTTCGCGCAGCGCGATCTCGAGCAGCTCGAGCAGCCACGAACGCACGACCGAACCGTAGCGCCAGATCGACGCCAGCTGGTGAAGGTCGTAGTGATACTCGGACTTCTCGAGGATCTCGAAACCCTCGCCGTACGCCGCCAGCATCCCGTACTCGATCCCGTTGTGGACCATCTTCGAGAAGTGGCCGGCACCGCTCGGCCCGACGTGCGCGTAGCCTCCCTCGGGGGCCAGCGTGAGGAAGACGGGTTCGACCGTCTTCACCGCCGCGTCGTCGCCGCCGACCATCAAGCAGTAGCCGTTAGCCAGGCCCCACACCCCGCCCGAGGTGCCGCAGTCGACGAACGCGATCCCCTTGTCCTTGCAGCGCAGGTAGCGCTGCTTGGAGTCGGTCCACTTCGAGTTGCCGCCGTCGACGATGACGTCGCCCGGCTGCAGCAGCCCCAGCAGCTGCGTGATCGTGTCGTCGGTCGGCGCGCCCGCCGGGACCATGATCCACACCGCGCGCGGCGGCGTGAGCTGCTTGACCAGATCGGCCAACGACGAAGCGCCGGCGGCGCCGTCGCCGACGCTGCGCTGCACCGCCGCCGGGTCGCGGTCGTAGGCGACGACCTGGTGGCCGCCGCGCTCGAGCCGCGTGGTCATGTTGGCGCCCATGCGCCCGAGGCCGATCATCCCGAGTTGCATGATGCTCCTACGCCTTGGCGCTGACGGCGGATTCGAGCGCGCTCGCGAGGGCTTCGAGGCCCTTGCGCGCGTCGCCGGGGAAGTGGAAGCGGGCGCCGCGGCGGTTGCGCTTGTCGAGCGACTCGAAGTCGCCCAGCGCTTGCGCGCGCTGCAGGGTGCGGAAGCCGACCATCCCGGGGATCGGAATGTCGAACGGCGCGTCGTAGGTGATCTGGAAGAAGACGCCTTCGTTCGAACCGCCCTTGTGGAGCTGGCCGGTCGAGTGTAAGAATCGCGGTCCGAAGCCGACCGTGGTCGCGACCTTGCGCGCGTCACGCACGGTGGTGCGGATGCGGGTCAGGAGCGCCTCGGTCGCGGCGTTCATCGGCACGTACGCGTTGAACGCGACGTAGTCGCCGCTCGCGATCTGCTCGGCGATCGCGTTGACCGCGCTCTGCAGATCGTTGCCGAGCGCGGTGCCGTGCGAGCCGGC encodes the following:
- the gnd gene encoding decarboxylating 6-phosphogluconate dehydrogenase; translated protein: MQLGMIGLGRMGANMTTRLERGGHQVVAYDRDPAAVQRSVGDGAAGASSLADLVKQLTPPRAVWIMVPAGAPTDDTITQLLGLLQPGDVIVDGGNSKWTDSKQRYLRCKDKGIAFVDCGTSGGVWGLANGYCLMVGGDDAAVKTVEPVFLTLAPEGGYAHVGPSGAGHFSKMVHNGIEYGMLAAYGEGFEILEKSEYHYDLHQLASIWRYGSVVRSWLLELLEIALREDPDLKAIRGWVEDSGEGRWTVEAAIDENVPAPVITQSLISRFVSRQEESFSAKVIAALRNQFGGHAVKDENGVAAAGSKAGA